The genomic window ACATTTTTCCCTTTTTTCCCCGCGAGCCCTCCTTGTTCGGTTGCATTGCCCCTAATTGTAGCATGCCCGGTGTTGAGGCCTGTAAGAATAGATCCCCGTGATGGCGAACAGACTGGTGCACCGGCATAAAAATCGGTAAACCGCGTTCCTTCATTGGCCAGTTTATCGATGTTGGGCGTGAGGATCTGTTTTTGCCCGTAAACACCAACATCTCCATAACCCAGGTCATCGGCCAAAATAAAAACAATATTGGGCTTTTGCCCAGCTTTTCGCTGGGCAAATATAGCACCGCTATAAAGGAGCGAAAAACCGATGATGATTAAACTTCTTTTGATCATTTTATTGAATTGAAATCTTATTCTTCGCATAATATACTAGTTATAGCCCGGATTTTGAGTATAAAGACCGGGTGCAGTTTGAATTTCTGCCGCAGGCACCGGATAAATGACATAGTTCGGTATAATTTCATTAATTTTCGTAATCGCATCGGCTATTCTCCAGGCATTCATCTGCGAGACGGCCAGGCCTTCGCGCACAAGGTCGTTCCAGCGGAGCCCTTCGCCTAAAAACTCCCTTTGCCGCTCCTGCATTAAGGTCTGAATATTTACATTCGATAATGTACCTATGCCAGCCCTGGTCCTCACCCTGTTCACAGCCGCGTCTACATCACTTTGAGTGCCTGCCGCACCGTGAAGGATACATTCGGCTTTCATGAGCAAGATATCGGTATAACGCAGTACGATAAAATTAATCGGCCAATCTTTGCCCGACAGGCCTTTTTTGGCCACATCGATGTATTTTTTGATAAAAGGACCAGCGGTATAGGTGGTCGCTACATTGGAAGAGTATCGTACATCGGTTCCGCTAACCGTATTGGTGGTATAAGAACTCAATAAACTTTTGGAAACAGGAAAAGTACTGGCTCCATAACCATTTCCAAAACTATTGGAAATACCATTACTGGTCCAATAAGCTACAGGCACCAAATGGGAAGGAAAACCTGCTCCATTTAAACTCGAAGCAAACTGTACATCAAACACCACTTCACTATTGTTTTCGTTGCTGTAAGAAAATATTGATGCATAATTGGAGGCAAAACTGTAAGGACTCCCGGTAATTACGGCATCGAACAAAGCAGCAGCCTTATCATATTCATTGCTGTTAAGGCCAGGTCCGTTTATGCCATAAGTAGGCCCTGATTTAGTAAGATAAACCAATCCCAGCAGCCCTTTTGCAGCATAAGAAGTTGGTCTTCCAAGGTCAATCCCTGTAAAAGTTGCAGGTAAGTTGGTCGCTGCATACTGCAAATCGGATTCGATCAGTGCATAAACATCAGCTACCGGACTACGTGGAATGCTTGCTACCTCCACAGCACTCTTTACCGTCGATATTAATGGCACCTGGCCAAAAGTCCTGACCAGGGAAAAATAATAGAATGCCCTTAAGAAACGGACTTCTGCAGCGTACCTTGTTGCATTTGCAGCAGTAAGTACGCTTCCTTTGGTTTCTAATGCTGCCAGAACAGTATTCGCATTATATATGCCATTGAAATTCGCCTTCCAAGCGGTAGTGATAAATCCTATTGTGGTAATACTCGGTGTAAAATTATTGATCCCGTCCCAATCGCGGTTACCATCTGAAGTCGCATTTAAGT from Flavobacterium sp. W4I14 includes these protein-coding regions:
- a CDS encoding hypothetical protein (product_source=Hypo-rule applied; ko=KO:K21572; pfam=PF07980,PF14322; superfamily=48452), producing MKTKIYLTLFSAILLLGSCEKQLNQTPESSLATANFFTNNNDFLQAVNGVYSQLSNYPSQALWLSEMRSDNLNATSDGNRDWDGINNFTPSITTIGFITTAWKANFNGIYNANTVLAALETKGSVLTAANATRYAAEVRFLRAFYYFSLVRTFGQVPLISTVKSAVEVASIPRSPVADVYALIESDLQYAATNLPATFTGIDLGRPTSYAAKGLLGLVYLTKSGPTYGINGPGLNSNEYDKAAALFDAVITGSPYSFASNYASIFSYSNENNSEVVFDVQFASSLNGAGFPSHLVPVAYWTSNGISNSFGNGYGASTFPVSKSLLSSYTTNTVSGTDVRYSSNVATTYTAGPFIKKYIDVAKKGLSGKDWPINFIVLRYTDILLMKAECILHGAAGTQSDVDAAVNRVRTRAGIGTLSNVNIQTLMQERQREFLGEGLRWNDLVREGLAVSQMNAWRIADAITKINEIIPNYVIYPVPAAEIQTAPGLYTQNPGYN